TTATCCAAACCCTTATTAAGACCTTTATTAACCGATACCACGGTACACATGCAGAGCTCAGCGAGACTGATATCCATGCTGCGGCTGCGCTTGTGGCAGAAAAATATGGCACTGAAGCGTGGACTAAACGAGTTCCATAACCCGGCAGGGCTTTAATAGTTTAATAGGAAAAATCCTGGGAAACTAATACCTCCTATGGTCTTAGTTTCCCAGGATTTTAATTTTGAGCTTTAGTCGCGCCAGCCACCGCGTCGTCCACCGCGATCATCACGATCCCGGTAGCGTCCGCCACGACGATCATCATTATAGCGTCGTCCGCCACGGTCATCGCGATCGTTATTCCAGCCGCCACGTCGTCCGCCACGGTCATCACGATCCCGGTAGCGTCCGCCACGACGATCATCGTCGAAACGATCTCGACGGCCCCCACGTCCACCGCCAGCTGGAATCTGAGCGTTATCATCGCGCTCAATATTAATAAGCTGACCAGAAATGCGAGTATCGCTCAGGTTATCCAATACGCTTGGCTTCATATCGCGTGGTAGCTCCACCAGGGTGTGATCTACCGCAATAGAAATACGACCAAAGTCCTTATTGTTCAAACCGCCCTCATTAGCTAGCGCACCCACGATAGATCCTGGGCGAACATGCTGACGTTTGCCCACCGCTAAGCGGTACACAACCATGTCCTTGTTCGGACGCTCGAAACGTGAACCTCGATCACCACGACGATCATCGTCGAAACGATCTCGACGACCCCCGCGATCATAATCATCAAAGCGATCCCGACGACGGTCACGATCACGGCGGCGATCAGCAGGTGGTTCCTTCATAAGGAACTCATCACCGGCACGTGCCTGGGTAGCTAGCGCAGCAGCAATATCTTCTAGTGGAACATCGTGTTCTTCAGAATAATTCTTTACTAAAGCACGGAAGATCTCTACCTGCTTATTTTCCAAAGATTCGGTAATGGAATCAGCAAATTTAGCCTTGCGCGAATCATTAACCTCATCAACAGTAGGAAGTTCCATTTCCACCAGTGTGGCATTGGTTGCTCGCTCAATGGAACGCAACATGCGACGCTCACGTGGGGTGACAAACAAAATTGCCTCGCCCGAACGACCAGCACGACCGGTACGACCAATACGGTGCACATAAGACTCCGTATCGCTTGGAATGTCGTAGTTAAATACATGTGTAATGCGATCAACATCAAGACCACGAGCTGCCACGTCGGTAGCAACCAAAATATCGAGTCGACCATCTTTAAGCTGATCGACGGTGCGCTCACGCTGCGCCTGAACAATATCACCGTTAATTGCAGCTGCAGAAAAACCACGTGCACGCAATTTCTCAGCGAGTTCTTCAGTTTCATGCTTAGTGCGCACAAACATGATCATTGCTTCAAACTCGGTGACTTCAAGGATTCGAGTCAATGCATCGAGCTTGTTGCGGTGAGCAACATTTAAATAGCGCTGCGTAATATTGGTATTAGTGCGAGTTTCAGACTTCACCTGAATTTCACGCGGGTCGTTCATATAATTCTTTGATAAACGACGAATACCATTAGGCATCGTCGCTGAGAACAACGCTACCTGCTTATCCTCTGGAGTATCCTCCAAGATGCGTTCCACATCTTCTTGGAAGCCCATGTTCAACATTTCATCGGCTTCATCGAGGACCAAAAAGCGTAGCTCAGAAATATCCAAGGAACCCTTTTGCAAGTGGTCAATAACCCGACCTGGGGTGCCAACAATAATTTGGGCACCACGACGCAAACCAGAAAGCTGAATACCATACGCCTGACCACCATAAATCGGCAGGATATGAATATCACCTAAGTAATCTGCAAAAGACTGGAAACTATCGGCAACCTGCAAAGCCAATTCGCGGGTTGGCGCTAGAATAAGCGCTTGTGGATGACGCACCTTGCGATCAATGCGCGAAAGAATCGGCAGCGCGAAGGCGGCAGTCTTACCAGTACCGGTCTGGGCAAGACCGAGTACATCGTGTCCTTCCATAAGAACGGGAATTGTCTGTGCCTGAATTGGCGATGGGGTTTCAAAGCCCACCTTACGCACAGCTTTCAAAATCTGCTCAGGCAGATTTAGGTCTTCAAAAGTTGGTCCGGTTGGCACATTATCTGCACCGCTCTGAGTCTCCACGGTCTCCGCCTCATTTGCGGAGTCACTTACTGAGTCACTCGCTATATCCGAAACACTCACGGTTTCACTCTCACTGTCTACATTGTCCGTACTCTTTACGGAGTCGGTGTCCTCAGAAGTGTTCGCAACCCTGGAGTCGTCTACGTCACTCACGACATCAGCATGAAGTGAGTCATAGTCTACCTGCGAATTTTCCTGAGATTCCGACAAAATCTTTACGTCCGGCTCATTCTCGCCGCCGGTGGCGTTATCGGTAATGCTCATTGCCTACACAACGGTACGCTATCAGGAGTCATTTTGGCCACTTTTTGCAGTTTATATACCTAAAGGTGCTTAAATGCACAAGAAAAGTGCTAGGTGCTTACACCCACATATCTCTTTTTTAGTGAGCTAGTAGCAAACTAAAGCATATGTTGCTGCATCAGCCGAAGTAGGGTTTCCTCAGCGAACAACCACAGTAGTGCAGCAAGTAAAAACAGGCCACCACACATAACAAAAGCTTTATCAAAGCCTAGCGTCTGTGCCACTACTCCAATAAAAATTGGTCCCACGATAGTACCTAGATCAGAAACCATTTGATAATTAGCTAGCACCTTACCGCCACTACGTTTGTTACCAATAACATCTGCCACCACCGCTTGTACAGCTGGGTTATACAAACCAGTACCAAACCCAGCCAAGCCAGAAATAACTAATAAAGGAATAATTTGACTAGTAAAACCCACTAGAGCAGTAAAAATACCGCACATAAACAAACCACTAACAGCCAAAGGCTTACGACCATATCTATCTGCCGCATCGCCAGAAAAAAGTAATGCTAATGCATTACCAGCAGCAAAAGCGGTCATCGCAAAGCCCACCACTGCTGAACCATGAGTAAAAACAGCCGCTACAAAAAGTGGCACGGTAGCAATACGAACACCGAAATTTACCCAGCCATTAATAAAATTAGATAGCAAGGCCGCCCTATAAGCACGACTTTTTAACGCATAATTAAAACTCATGACAGGTAGTTCAGTATTCTTATCAAGCCGAACACCAATAGTGCGCGGCATTCGCCACCACACTAAAAGGGCAGCTAAGGCAACCATCATTGCGTAAATAAAAAATGGCCAGCGTAATCCCAAAACTGAAAGTACTGCCCCTAAAAGTGGACCCAAAATATTGCCAAAAACAAAACCGGTCGCATACACACTAGAAGTATGTCCTCGTATCTCCGGTGGAGATAGACGCACAATAAGCCCCATTGCTGAGACCGTAAAAGTTGTTGACCCAAAACCTGCTAGCCCGCGTAAAGCTACTAACTGCCAATATTCTTGAGCAAAACCGCATAAACCAGTAGAAATAGCAACAGTAATAAGCCCCAAAAGATACATTTTTCGTGCGCCAAGAGAGTCAATAAGCACACCAGCTACCGGCGCAAAAATAAATCGTGTACCAGCAAATACGGAAATAACTAATCCCGCTACAGCAACCCCCACGCCGAAACTGGTAGCAAATTGAGGAATAACTGGCGCAACAATGCCATACCCTAACGCAATAACAAATGCCGCTACCACCATGATTTGTATTTCATGTGGAATTTTAGGTCGAGTATGAACCAGTTTTTTTACCTGCACACTATTAAGACTAGACCTTTAGGTAAATATTCATTACACTCAATATTCGAACAAAGTTTCTATTTTTTAAGTATTTATGTCTACCTCGATCACTAATCTAAGGAATATGAAAAAACTCAGCCACCTTTACGTTTCATCACATGAGCAATCACCAATAAATATCGCGCGCTATATTGATCGGCATTTCACACGCGATCTAGACGCTTTGCATTCAATACTGCGTCATCCTCGTTCACTTGCTCGAAATCACGCTACCTGGCGGTCCCCAGCAAAGAAGTTACCTAAATTACCTGGTGGAGAGGAACTTGTAGCTACCATTACTCGCCACCGCGTTGGAGCAAAGGTGCAAACAACAATGCATAGTTTCGATAACTCTGCACCTGCTGTTTTCTTAATTAGCCTTCGCATCACTTCACCCAAAGGCAATCATGTTTCTACGGCTATTTCTGAAGGTTGGATTCATGCTCTTCTTGGATCATCGGCTGTTGAGTGCGCACACGATATCACTACTAATAACACGCATACTTACGTATGGATCACAGATAAAAATTACTTCCCACTGCATTCACCAGCCATGCTTTTTAATAATGGTATAGCCGCGGCTTGAATACAGCAGGAAGCATCCAGCTAATACTGTAGGAAATTCTTAATCTGCCTACTCTTGATTATCTTCATCTTCATCAAGATTAATCTCATCAAAATCACCATCTTCGAGATCATCAACAAAAATGTCGTAGACCTCTGGTTCATCTTCATCCAGTGGAGCAAGTTGCGCTTCCCACTCCTCAGCTTGATCAGCAGCCAAAGAAAGAACATCGAAAAGTCGATCAAAATCAGTAAAGGAACCAAGCTCTAGAGTCTCTTCATTAGCTTCGCGAATTTCAGCAACAGCCTCATCGATCAAAATCGCTGTCTCTTCCTCGTCAAGATCATTATCGGGAAGCAGATCATCAATAACCTGTGCAATAATCTCGTCAATTCCTTCAACAAAAGTAATAAAGCTAACTTTTGCCAAGGGGACGCCTTCAAATACTTGGAAATGAACTTTAAGCGCACTGCGATCAGCAAGTTCAGCGTGCACAATATTGGCATCTACTGGATCTTGGAAGAATTCCAAATCATTAATTCGCTCATCGCTACCTTCTAACAGATCTCTTAAGACTGTTACTACTTGGTCGGTAGCCACATGTTCTTGTACTGCGCGGACACCATCTTCAGCCGAGAACACCACTGAGACTAACACTGCCTCAAAATCTTCCTCGAAACCATCATCCTCATTACTAGCAGCAATATACACATTGGCCGCGGGAAGGTGTGGGTCAATTTCAACAAATTGGATTTCCAACTCCGAGGTGATCGGAACGAACATGACGTCATCATTAACCCTAGACTCAATACCATCTGCATCAAGCGCATAAGCTAATTCTTCAAAGAAGCTCATTTTCGTTACTCCAACCTTTTTCTAATAATGTGGCGCCTTTTAGATTAGTCAAACGCATATGCTTCTGTCGCCTAGTCAGTTAGTAGCACACTTTTCCATTACCCCCGGTAGAAAACGTGCCACTACATCATTTCACTAGCAGCAATGAGATCTTTAATTCTGTCCTCTCGAGGCTTATGCGGACAAGAAGTACATTTTCCAATATCGGGAGAATGATAAATCATGCAACAGCTCACCCGATGTGAAACCACAAAATCTGGTTCCACTTCCGGCTGATAAGCTATCATCTCACCATCGCTGATCTGCTCAATTCTTGCCGCAGGCAAGCGCACTCCGGCACCAGTTGCTACTGCCTGACTTAATTGCTGTGCTATTTCTATTGCCCGTAGCTGTTCAAAATCGTAATTGCCCGCAGCCAACGCCGGTTGCACAATACCATCAGCAACCACCGCCCATAATGGAGCGGGACGAATATCTGTATACGTACATATCGCGTCGATAAGCTTAGCTATGTTCTGCCCAAAAACAGCCCCAGATTGGGCAAGAGATGCTGTGGTGTGAGGACGATATCCAAACCAGTAACCTTTTGGATCACGCGAGAAAAGCCCCTGCTCAAGATCTAATAATGGCACAATATTATCGTTTACCATGAGATAAATACTGGGATTTAAAATATCACCCAATAAGGTATAAAACCATAATTGCAAACGATGTTTAGCTTGCTCAATATGAAAAATATTTGCGCACTCTACATCAGCTCGCGCCAAGGTTTCTGGGCTAATAAGTTCTGCAAAACTCAACGGTTGATCTACTTCAACACAAGGTTGAAAACGTGGGTGTTGGGTAATTAAACCCAGCAATGCCGTATCTAGTTCCCCCATAAGCAGATCCTTTCGTAGCAGCTACTAGCACTAGTTTAACTATGCTTTAGATCCGGCGCTGGTAAAGCTTTCGTTTCTTTTTCGTCGACCAATTCGACTCCTAGTTCTTCCAATAACTCTGGTCTGCCCATCCCCCACATGCGCACATCATAATTTTGCCACGCCTGCCGATAAGCTGAACGCGGATCATAAATCGTATGTACCTCCCGATCAAATATGCGCGTGGCACGCCCAGGAGTAGTATCGCTAGCCAAAGCATAGCGTGGCCAATCAGTACTAGTGGCACTATGGTGAATAAACTCTGCCCACTCTTTTTGCATATGCTGCGTTAATTCATATAACGCTGCCCTACCACCAAGTTTATTTAATGCTGCCATCCGTGATCCATTAAGATCGCCAAATACCGGAGTTAATTCGGTTGCATGCATCGCACCCAAACCAATCATTTTCAATAACATGGAGGCGAAATCAAAACGATACATCCAGGTATCAGCAACAGATGAATGTGCCGTCGCTATTTGCACACTCGGTGCCCAAAACACAGCATCGGAAAGAAAATCTGCGAAATCTTTACGTATTTCTGCACCGTTATATGCCTCAAATACCGTCGGAGCACCAACCGGGTCAAAAGCAGTCAGCATACGCAGTGCCGCCTTTGAGCGTGCCGCACTACGTACATACAGCCCCTTGCTAAAACTTGCTTCATCAATATTCGTGCCAATCAAAAGCGGAATTTTATGTTGGTTTCCTTGGGTAAATACGTTAATCGGGTGGTCGAAAAGAATATTGTTATCGACGGTAGGCGAATAGCACACATTGAGATTTAATAAAATTTCCCGGCTACGCCACATCATTGTTTGCCCGGCTTTCACCAGCACCTCAGCATCAAGGGCACGAACATCAGCAAGTGTTGCTGACCGAGCTAAACCTGACCGGCGGGCAAGTTCTAACGCCCACAACACTGACTGCGCGCGGGAATGGATAGCAGCAATTGGTGGTGATTGTGCAATAGCTTTATGGAACAATCCTTGTGCTGCTGGTACACACATAAGGGTAAGCACATTATTCGCTCCGGCTGACTCCCCCATTAATGTGACATTGGAAGGATTACCGCCAAAAGCAGCAATATTTTCTTTCACCCAGCGTAAAGCGAGTAGTTGATCCATTAAGGCTGGATTAGCAACGCAATCATCTCCGAGAGCGCGCATATCAAGAAATCCCAGTGCACCTAAGCGGAAGTTCACTGACACATACACCACATTCATTGCGGGTGCTAGAAAATGTCCGCGCAACAGCTGTTCATGTGAGGAACCATAAATAAAGGAACCACCGTGCAAATACACCACTACCGGTAAGGTTTCATCCGTGTCTGGACGCACGATATCAAGGTTGAGGCAATCTTCGCTGCCACGAAGTTTATCGCTAGGGCGATAAGTAGGTTGTAAAGCCACACTGCCATAACTATCGCATACTTTTACCCCTTGCCATGGTGGTACGGGTTGCGGTGCCCGGAAACGATTATCTCCGCCAGTATCTGCACCATAGGGCACACCGCGCCACGTACGAACTGGCTGTGGCGCATCAAGAAATAGTCCTTGCACATAACCTGCAGTAGTTTTTATTACTAGCCCAGGATGTGCTTTTTTCACAGAGTGCGACCGCACATTTTTAAGTTCGGTTTTAAGTTTCTGCGCCAGGTTTACCCTACTGTCTGCAACAGTCAAATTTTCGCCATAAGCTACTATTTCTTCGCCAGCAACCAAAATTTTATCGCTGGTTTTGAGTAACTTTTTTACCCGTCGATCAAGTTCTTTAGTTTGTTTTTTCGTTTTCCTTGTCGTGGAATTTTTCTTTAACACAGACTTTCTATTAGTGCGCAGCACGTTATCTTTTACTTGTTTTTTCAACTGCACCAATTTGGCGCTTTCAGATGTCACCTGCTTTTTTGCGCTCATCTGCTCTAGACTAATAGTTATGGTTAATTACGTCGACCGCGAAACAGTCTTGTGTATTTCACTTGCAGCGCGCCCATCTAATCATGGTGTGCGTTTTCATAATTGGCTTTATGATCAGCTCAATTTGAATTACCTCTACAAGGCTATCGCCCCAACCGATATTACTGCTGCCATTGTTGGTATGCGGGGGCTTGATATTCGCGGAGCCGGAGTATCTATGCCTTATAAGCAAGATGTCATCCCGCTTATCGACGAACTCGACGACAGTGCTGCTCGCATCGGCGCAGTAAACACCATCGTTAATACCGATGGTGTACTCAAAGGCTACAACACTGACTATGTGGCCGTAGCTAGCCTACTTAACAGCTACCACATCGATCCTTCCTTAACGGTTGCAGTGCGTGGTTCTGGAGGAATGGCTAATGCTGTCGTGGCAGCTCTTGCTGACCATGGTTTAACCGGCTACGTTGTAGCCCGAAATAATGTAACCGGAGAAGAACTAGCTCAGCGCTATGGTTGGCAGTACTGCACTGCTGTTCCCGAGGATGCACACATGCTTGTCAATGTCACTCCATTAGGAATGAATGGGACAGATCAAGATGCCCAGGCCTTTAGCGACGAAGAAATCGCTCGCGCTTCAGTGATTTTTGACGTGGTAGCTTTCCCGGTCGAAACGCCGTTAATTAAAGCTGCTCGTGCACAAGGTATTCCAACTATTACTGGCGGTGAGGTTGTTGCGCTTCAGGCCGCCGAACAATTTGAGCTTTACACCGGTATTCGTCCTAGCGACGAGCTTATTTCTGCAGCCGAGGAATACGCCAATAGCTAAAATCTGATCTTCACTCAAGCCGATACAATTGCTTTTTCATAAGCATCCGTATCGGCTTTAATTATGTGCTTTTCAGCTAACACAAAAATCTTAACCACTTTGTTATTCCTGCCCTATCTAGTCCGCTATGCTGCGAAAATACCTCTTCTAACCATCCTTGTTAAGCCTTGATTTCCCTAGGACAATTACCTAGTGGAAACACTGGATAAAATTTTGACGTTTTATAGATGTGGTGAGGAAATATCAGTTATTAAGAATTCTTCACTACGCCGATTTGTATCATCTGATGGCAATATCTGGCTACATAACTGACTTAAAACGGTTAGCTGGCAGCATAGGGTGCTTTAAGAATCACGAGAAAACTACGTTGAGTAACAGTTAGGAAAATCATGGCAAAACAACATAATCTTTTTACCCACGATTCTTCGGAAACCATTACCGATGTTCAATCCTCCCAGCCGCAACATCTTATCGACGAATACGGAATTGCTGGCAAAGTACTAGCGCAAGCACTAAGCACTGCAGTGAATATTCAAACCAAACCACTTTTTTCTTATGTACAGTGGCTACGCACCAAAAATCCGACAGCTACTCCGCAAGAAATCCAAGCAAAATTGGATAAAAACTTTCTCAGCCTAGCAATTGGTTCTGGC
This DNA window, taken from Corynebacterium kutscheri, encodes the following:
- a CDS encoding DEAD/DEAH box helicase; amino-acid sequence: MSITDNATGGENEPDVKILSESQENSQVDYDSLHADVVSDVDDSRVANTSEDTDSVKSTDNVDSESETVSVSDIASDSVSDSANEAETVETQSGADNVPTGPTFEDLNLPEQILKAVRKVGFETPSPIQAQTIPVLMEGHDVLGLAQTGTGKTAAFALPILSRIDRKVRHPQALILAPTRELALQVADSFQSFADYLGDIHILPIYGGQAYGIQLSGLRRGAQIIVGTPGRVIDHLQKGSLDISELRFLVLDEADEMLNMGFQEDVERILEDTPEDKQVALFSATMPNGIRRLSKNYMNDPREIQVKSETRTNTNITQRYLNVAHRNKLDALTRILEVTEFEAMIMFVRTKHETEELAEKLRARGFSAAAINGDIVQAQRERTVDQLKDGRLDILVATDVAARGLDVDRITHVFNYDIPSDTESYVHRIGRTGRAGRSGEAILFVTPRERRMLRSIERATNATLVEMELPTVDEVNDSRKAKFADSITESLENKQVEIFRALVKNYSEEHDVPLEDIAAALATQARAGDEFLMKEPPADRRRDRDRRRDRFDDYDRGGRRDRFDDDRRGDRGSRFERPNKDMVVYRLAVGKRQHVRPGSIVGALANEGGLNNKDFGRISIAVDHTLVELPRDMKPSVLDNLSDTRISGQLINIERDDNAQIPAGGGRGGRRDRFDDDRRGGRYRDRDDRGGRRGGWNNDRDDRGGRRYNDDRRGGRYRDRDDRGGRRGGWRD
- a CDS encoding MFS transporter, giving the protein MVVAAFVIALGYGIVAPVIPQFATSFGVGVAVAGLVISVFAGTRFIFAPVAGVLIDSLGARKMYLLGLITVAISTGLCGFAQEYWQLVALRGLAGFGSTTFTVSAMGLIVRLSPPEIRGHTSSVYATGFVFGNILGPLLGAVLSVLGLRWPFFIYAMMVALAALLVWWRMPRTIGVRLDKNTELPVMSFNYALKSRAYRAALLSNFINGWVNFGVRIATVPLFVAAVFTHGSAVVGFAMTAFAAGNALALLFSGDAADRYGRKPLAVSGLFMCGIFTALVGFTSQIIPLLVISGLAGFGTGLYNPAVQAVVADVIGNKRSGGKVLANYQMVSDLGTIVGPIFIGVVAQTLGFDKAFVMCGGLFLLAALLWLFAEETLLRLMQQHML
- a CDS encoding (2Fe-2S)-binding protein produces the protein MGELDTALLGLITQHPRFQPCVEVDQPLSFAELISPETLARADVECANIFHIEQAKHRLQLWFYTLLGDILNPSIYLMVNDNIVPLLDLEQGLFSRDPKGYWFGYRPHTTASLAQSGAVFGQNIAKLIDAICTYTDIRPAPLWAVVADGIVQPALAAGNYDFEQLRAIEIAQQLSQAVATGAGVRLPAARIEQISDGEMIAYQPEVEPDFVVSHRVSCCMIYHSPDIGKCTSCPHKPREDRIKDLIAASEMM
- a CDS encoding carboxylesterase/lipase family protein → MSAKKQVTSESAKLVQLKKQVKDNVLRTNRKSVLKKNSTTRKTKKQTKELDRRVKKLLKTSDKILVAGEEIVAYGENLTVADSRVNLAQKLKTELKNVRSHSVKKAHPGLVIKTTAGYVQGLFLDAPQPVRTWRGVPYGADTGGDNRFRAPQPVPPWQGVKVCDSYGSVALQPTYRPSDKLRGSEDCLNLDIVRPDTDETLPVVVYLHGGSFIYGSSHEQLLRGHFLAPAMNVVYVSVNFRLGALGFLDMRALGDDCVANPALMDQLLALRWVKENIAAFGGNPSNVTLMGESAGANNVLTLMCVPAAQGLFHKAIAQSPPIAAIHSRAQSVLWALELARRSGLARSATLADVRALDAEVLVKAGQTMMWRSREILLNLNVCYSPTVDNNILFDHPINVFTQGNQHKIPLLIGTNIDEASFSKGLYVRSAARSKAALRMLTAFDPVGAPTVFEAYNGAEIRKDFADFLSDAVFWAPSVQIATAHSSVADTWMYRFDFASMLLKMIGLGAMHATELTPVFGDLNGSRMAALNKLGGRAALYELTQHMQKEWAEFIHHSATSTDWPRYALASDTTPGRATRIFDREVHTIYDPRSAYRQAWQNYDVRMWGMGRPELLEELGVELVDEKETKALPAPDLKHS
- a CDS encoding shikimate 5-dehydrogenase — translated: MVNYVDRETVLCISLAARPSNHGVRFHNWLYDQLNLNYLYKAIAPTDITAAIVGMRGLDIRGAGVSMPYKQDVIPLIDELDDSAARIGAVNTIVNTDGVLKGYNTDYVAVASLLNSYHIDPSLTVAVRGSGGMANAVVAALADHGLTGYVVARNNVTGEELAQRYGWQYCTAVPEDAHMLVNVTPLGMNGTDQDAQAFSDEEIARASVIFDVVAFPVETPLIKAARAQGIPTITGGEVVALQAAEQFELYTGIRPSDELISAAEEYANS